The genomic DNA CGGCCACTTCAGACGCAGTGCGATCTCCGCGGCCGACTCCCCCCAGAGCGCTTTCGACCCGCTGAAGAGGGGATGGCCAATGACCTCATTCAATTTCTCGATCTGCTCCCCGTCCAAACCGGGTGGGCTCCACTCCCGCAGAAACTCTTGATCCGCTGGGGAAAATCGCTCCAAAGGCAAGGTGAACTCCTGCCCGTTCTGCAAGCGCATGGTGGTCGATTTCTCCGTGACTTCCAAGACCTCCGCTTCCATGACCTGGCCCTCCGCGCTGCGAAAGACCCGAAAGTCAGCCGAGGCCGTGGTCAGCGCCGTCAGGAAAACACTCATGAGGGAAACAGCGGTCTTCATAGAAAAGGGAAACGTCGAGATGGGGGAAAATCTTAAAAGGAACGCGTCTTAGAAAAACCAAAAGCGGCGCTCCTGGAAAGCGCTTCGCCGGAATTCGCCGTCGCCCACGGACAGCACTTCAAGGCGAACTCTCACCAATCCTTGCTTCTTGAAATCGAGCCGCTCGGCCACCTCGGGCGTCACATCGAGGATGCGGTTGGCGATGAAGGGGCCGCGGTCATTGACCCGAATGGTGGTCGCCTTGCCGTTTTCCAGATTGGTCACTCGCACTCGGCAGGGCAGCGGCAAGGTCTTGTGGGCCCCAGCCAAGCGCCCTGCCCGAAAATCCTCTCCAATGGCCGTCGTCCCGCTCAGCAGGCCGAAGAGCCTTCGCTCGTCATACCAAGAAGCGATTCCCTCTTCCCGAAAGCGAAGCGCCTGCTCGACCGTCATGGGGGTGTAGCGGATCCCCTTGATGGAATAAGGGGCCCGCTTGTAGCCGGAGTAGCTGGAGCCACAGCCACTCAGTAGCCAGACGAGCGCCAAGCCGAAGGCCCAAAAGGTCGCTTTCATGAAAGAGACCCTGCCACGGAAAAATCGCGTTGAAAGCGAAAGCCGCCTCCGCCACCCTCCGTCCAGCATGAAAAGCCTCTCCGACCTAAGCCAAGAACAAACCACCGCCCTCCAAAACTGGGCCGAGGAAGGGGTCAAATTGGCCGACATGCAAACCCGCTTGAAAGACGAATTTGCCCTCAAGCTGACCTATTTGGAGATGCAGCTCATCGCAAGCGACCTCCAGCTCGTCATCAAAAGCGAACGGAGCACCGGACCGGTCGACCTCTCAAACCAAGAGCAAATGGCCGCTGCTCGCAAAGCCCATGGCCGGGAAGAGGAAACTCCCGCTCCCCCAAAAGGGGTCAGCGTTCGCACCGACTCCGTAGCACGACCCGGCATGATCGTGAGTGGCAAAGCCACCTTCACCGATGGCCAGACAGCCGAATGGTCTCTCGACCAAATGGGACGGCTGGCCCTCAAAGGTCCCAGCCCCGACTACCGTCCCAGCGAAAGCGATCTGGCGAGCTTCCAGCAGGAACTGCAAAAGCTTCTCCAGAAAGAAGGCTTTTGACAGCCGCCCAAGCCAAGCCAAAGCGGCCCCCTTTTTGGCGATCGTGACAGAGGGCATCTAATCCGCACCTTCGGTCACTCTCCCCACCCCAGAGCGCTCGAACCTCGGAACCCGTAACCGAATCCCATTCGTCTGATCCCAGAACAAGCCTCTCCATCCCAAAAAAAACCGCGCCGGATTCATCCGGAGCGGGTTGCTCTTTTTTGAAGACGAAGCTGCTTACAGATTCACCTTGCCCACTTCGCCGCGGTAAGAGACTTCCACTTCGTGAGCCTCTTTCGGGGTGTAGGCGGCTGAGAAATCAATGTCGTAATCGGCACCGCGGTATTTGGCATGCAGTGCTTCATGTTGCTGGGCCCAAGCGGCACGCGCTTCTTGTTGGGCTTTGACTTCAGCGATGGCGATGGTGGCGCCGCGGTATTGAATGGTATCGGTCATGATTTGGGGTTCCTTTCGGTTTGGGTTTCTTGAATGATTTCTGAGACTTTTTTGTCTCCGCTCCTGAGAAACGCAGGGCCTGGGCCAACCCCCATGATCAACCTAATCCATTGACTACCAATAGATTGTAAATCCCCCTATTTGGCGAAGCCTCATCCATCCGGGCAAGTTCCACCCACTCAGCGGTCACTGACTGACCACTTTTCCGCCGTGCCGATGTCGCGGGGCCAAAAAGCGCTTCCACAAGCCATATTTTGGGCTCAGGAGATAGGCCAAAACGAACCACCCTCCCAAGACCAAGACAATAG from Verrucomicrobiota bacterium includes the following:
- a CDS encoding septal ring lytic transglycosylase RlpA family protein → MKATFWAFGLALVWLLSGCGSSYSGYKRAPYSIKGIRYTPMTVEQALRFREEGIASWYDERRLFGLLSGTTAIGEDFRAGRLAGAHKTLPLPCRVRVTNLENGKATTIRVNDRGPFIANRILDVTPEVAERLDFKKQGLVRVRLEVLSVGDGEFRRSAFQERRFWFF